The Rhabdothermincola sediminis sequence CAGGCTGCTGCAGCGGGTGCGGCAACGCCTACCCGAGGACGAGGACGGCAACGTCTCGCCGTACGTCATCGGCGGGAGCGTCCTGCTCGCGGTCGCGGGCTTCGGGGTCAGCCTCTGGTGGGCGTTCTTCCGCTGAGGCTGGCCTGCGCGAGCAGACACGCACCTGCCGCTTAGCATCGCCGCGGTGACGGCGACCGAACGGGTCCACCTGTCGTACCGGCCCGACTACGACGTGAGCCGGGTCCGCGGGTTCTCGGACTGCGTGTTCGCGGTCGCCATCACCCTCGTCGTGCTGTCGTTCGTGGTGCCCGAGCGGGGGATCACCAACGACGAGCTGAGAGGCTTCCTGGTTCACGAGTGGCCTCGCTACCTGAGCTATCTCGGGGCCTTCGTGGTGATCGGCAGTACGTGGATGCTCCATCACCGGCTCTTCGAGGTGATCGTCCGGGTAGACGGACGAGCCTTGTGGATCAACCTGGCGTTGCTGTCGCTGGTCGTGCTGGTCCCGTTTCCGATGCAGCTGCTCGGTCGGTACCACGAGCTGCCCAGCGCGTACGTCGCGTTTAACCTCACCGCGCTCGTGCTGGGTCTGTTCGGCTCGTTGCTGGTGTGGTACACGACCCATCGCCACCGGCTGATCCCGGCGGATCTCGACGAGCGATGGGTTCGCACCTACCGCTGGCAGGCGGCGGTGCTGCCGCTGGGGTTTGCCGTCGCCACCATCGGTTCGGTTTTCGGGATGCCCGGGGCGGCCGTCGGGTGGGTGGTGCTCGGCGTCGGCTGGTTCATCCTTCGGCGCCGGCTCGGGGTGGTGCGGGTGGAGCCCGAGACGCCGGGTCTCACCCGAGCGGGCGAGGAAGAGGAGCCTTTGCGCCGCGCCGAGCAGATCGAGGTGGAGGCCCGGCGCGCCGGCCGGGTGATCCCGTTCGCGGCCGCCTACCTGGAGAGCGGGCGCCTGGAGCGATTGCTCGGGTTCAGTGACAACCTCTACGCCTTCGCCATCACGGTGCTGGTGTTGCACCTGCAACCCCCACAGGGAGCGATCGAGAGCAACGACGATCTCAACCGGTTCCTGGCCGAGATGCTCCATCCCGACCTGATCGGCTACTTCACCGGTTTCGCGGTGGTCGGGCTGCTCTGGCACTTCCACCACCGACAGTTCCTGATCGTCGAGCGCGAGGACGGGTTGCTGCGGGCTGGCAACCTGGTGCATCTCATGTTCGTGGCGGTGATGCCGTTCGCCACGCTCGTGCTGTCTTCCTACGACTCGTATCCCGCGGCCACGATCACCTTCGCCCTGGCGGCCGGGGCGGCCAGCGCCAGCCTGGCCGCACTGTTGTGGTACGTGACGACGGGTCATCGGCTGGTGTCGACGGAGATCCCCACCGGCGAGTTGCGGGAGCGCCGCCTGCTGGCACTCATCCCCCCGGCGGCGTTCGTTTTCTCCGTGCCTGTCGCGTTGGTCGCGCCGACTCAGGCCCAGCTGCTGTGGCTGGGTGCGCTGGCGGGCCTCGGCGTCTACCGCCGGCACGCCGCAAGTCGGGCCGGCTGATCCGGTGGGCTCGCTCTCCCGGTTGACATCAGATGCCGTCGATGTGACACTGGCGAACAGTGTCAGGAAATACGAACAGTGTCAGAAGTGCGAACAATGCTCGCTCCGATCGGGTGGTGGGCCCGCCGCCGGGTGACCGGCAGGGCCGCGGGGTCGAACGCGGACGGTGACGCGGCTGATCCGATCGGCTCGATCGCTGGTCACCTCCAGCGGTTCATCCGGTTCTGCACCGCCGACCCCGTCCGCTACCAGCTCCTGTTCCAGCGCACCATCCCGGGCTTCGAGCCCCCGGCCGAGAGCTGCGCCCTCGCCGTGGAGGTGCTGGAGCAGCGCCACCCCCGGCTCCGCGCCCTCGGGATCCACATGGAAACCGTCATCGACGAGATCGCCCCCGACATCTACCGCATGTCGACCTACGTGCCCGATGCGGGCATGACCTTCAACCAGATCCTCGTGAACGCCGAGGAACCGCTGCTGTTCCACTGCGGGATGCGAGCCCTCTTCCCGAACACCTCGCAGGCCCTCGGCCGGGTGGTGCCGATCGAGCGGCTCCGGTGGATCAGCTTCGGTCACACCGAGGCCGACGAGTGCGGTGCCATGAACCAGTGGCTGGCGGCCGCGCCGCGAGCCGAGGTGGCATTCGGCACCCTGGGCTGCGCGGTGTCGGTCAACGACCTGGCTGATCGCCCGCCCGGTTACTCGCGGACGGGGAGGTGCTGCACCAGGGTGGCAAGTCGCTGCGCTATCTCGTCGCGCCCCCACCTCCTCCATGGGTGGGACGCCGGGGTCTTCTTCGAGGAGGCCACCTCTACCTTGCTCTGCGGCGACCTGTTCACCGCCACGGGCGAGGCGACAGCTCACCCGCCGTGTGTGGCTGATGGCCGCAGCACCCGGCCCGGGCGGGCCCCGGTGTGCTCACCGTCCTCCAGGGTGACCACCCCGTTCACGATGGTGAGCTCGTAGCCCTCGCTGCGCTGCACCCAGCGCCCCGCCCCATGGGGCAGATCGTGGACGAAGGTGGGTGGCGGCATGCGGAGCGCATCGAAGTCGATGACGTTCACGTCGGCGGGCGCGCCCGGCCGGAGCGCCCCCCGGTCGTCGAGCCCGAACAGCGCCGCGGTGTCGGAGGTGATGCGCCGCACCGCCTCCTCGATCGGGAACGCGCCGAGCTCGCGGCACCAGTACGACAGCCACCAGGTCGGTTGTGACGCGTCGAGGATCTGGCCCACATGGGCTCCGGAGTCGGCGAGACCCATGGCCACGGTCGGGCACTCGAGCATCTCGCGCACCGGACCGAGGTCCTGGTTGAGGATGGGCCAGGCGAGCACCAGTGCACCGTTGGTCTCCAGGCACAGGTCCAGGTAGGCCTCGAGCGGGCTCACGCCCCGACGCTCCGCCTCCGCGGTGAGGCTGCGGGCCGGGTCGGCGTCGTAGCGGGCACTGCCGTCGGGGGCGTTCACCACGAAGAACTCCCGCAGGGCACCCGCGCTGGATCTCTCCGCCGCGCCGGCGATGAGGGTGGCCCGGGTGGCGGGATCGCGGAACGCGGCCAGCTTCTCGTCGATCGTGGCACCGGCCAGCCGCTCCCAGCCGGGGTCGTGGTCGAACGGTGTGTGATGGGCCAGACCGAACAACACCCCGATGCCCCGGGCTGTGGTCTGCGGGCGGATCTGGGCGCCGGCGGCGTTCGCGTGCTCGGCGAGGGCGATGGCGAGGCGCCAGTGGTCGCCTTGTGCCCGGGTGTTGGTGAGGTTGAACGTGATGCGGGCGCCGGAGCGCAGGCTGGCCTCGCGCATCCAGGCCAGCTCGCTCTCGACCCGGGGCTCGGCCGGGCCCTCACCGTCGAAGCGGGGCGCGCAGCCGATGATGCCGTGGTGGCGACCCACGACATCGGCCATCACGAGCAGCTCCCGGGGGTGGGCCCAGGTGCCGGGAACGTGGCGGCCGTCGGGCACCGTGTGGCGCAGCGTGCGCGACGTCGAGAACCCGAGCGCTCCGGCGGTCATCGCCTCGTCGAGCGCTCGCACCATGACCGCCAGCTCGGCGTCGGTGGGTGGGCGGTCGTCGAGGGCGTCGTCGCCCATGGCGAAGGAGCGCAGCGCGCAGTGACCCACCAGGCCTCCGACGTTGACGCCGAGTGGCTCGGATCCCAGCCAGTCGAGGTACCCGTCGTAGCCCTCCCAGGTGAAGGGCAGGCCGGCATGGATGGCGGAGGCGGGGATGTCCTCGACGGCCTCCATGAGCTCCGCCAGCCACGGTCCCCAACCGGGCCGCACCGGGGCGAAGGTGACGCCGCAGTTGCCGATCACCACGGTGGTGACCCCGTGCCAGCAGCTCGAGGTGGCGTCGCGGTCCCAGCCGAACTGGGCGTCGAGATGGGTGTGACCGTCGACGAAGCCGGGGGTGACCAGCCGCCCCTCACAGTCGATCACCCGGGCCGCGGAGCCGTCGAGGTGCTTGCCGATGGCGGCGATGCGGTCACCGACGATGGCCACGTCCGCGACCCGGGCTGGCGCGCCCGTGCCGTCGACGACGGTGCCGTTGCGCAGCAGCAGGTCGAAGGTCATGCCGAGCAGCTTCGCGCAGGTGAAGGCGCCCGGCTGGTCGAGCGGGATGCGGGTGGACGGGGACCCCCCCGACACACCCCCCGGCCAGCCGGGCAGGCCAGTCGAGCTCAACCGAGGATCATCTCGGCGAGCTGGGTCGCCTTGTCCGGCGTGGTGCCTCGGAAGATCTCGATGAACCAGTGGTCGTCGCCCTTCGCCGTGAAGACCCGGATGACCGACTGGCCGGTGACGTCCTTGGCGACGAAGGCGCTGTCACCGAGCCCGGCCAGGGCCTCGACCGGGGTGATGGAGTCACGGGTCATCGCCGTGTACTTCTCGGCGGAGATGGTCTCGGCCTGGGCCCCGCCCAGCCCGTTGGCGGTGGTGTAGGCGCAGCTCGGGCCGTTGAACCCGGTCTCGGCACGGCTGCCCGAGGAGACGGGCTTCGCTTCGACGATCTGCTCGCCGAGCAGGCTCGCCACCTCCGCTGCTGTGACCTCGGCGCACAGGTCGCGCGAGCTGGCAGAGGACTCCGACCCGCCGGACGAACCACCTGAGGTTGACGCAGCCGATTCGGCGGTGTTCGAGGACGAGGTCGTGGATGTCGATGACGAGGAGTTGCTCGAGCCCGAGCAGGCGGCGAGCCCGAGCGAGCCGGCGATCAGCAGGGCGAGGGTGCGGGTCTTCACGGTCGGTCCTTTCGTTGCGGGTGCAGGGGTGTGGCCTGGTGCTCGTCGGAGTCCTCCTGCCCGCCGAGCGGCTCCGCGTCGGTGTTCGCCAGCTCGAAGACGTTTGGGATGGGCGCCGGGTCGAGAGCCCGAACCGCGACGTCGAGCATCGCGAGCTCGTCGTCGCTCAGGTCGAGCCCGGCGAGCGCGGTGCTCGGCTCACGGAGGAGGAGCTCCCGGTACGCACGGTCACGCCGGGCGCGGCTCCAGATCGACACCACATCGACCACGGCCCGAGAGGATCACGCCGGAGGCGGCCGGTCATGAGTGGCAGGTACTCAATTCCGGTGCCGGCGGGCGTCGAGCGCCCCACTCAGCTCCCGGCGGGAGCGGATCCCGAGTTTGGCGAACACCCGGTAGAGGTGGTTCTCGACCGTCCGCTCGGAGAGGCAGAGCTGCTCGGCGATCTCCCGGTTGGTGTGCCCGTCGGCGGCGAGGCGGGCCACCTCGCGCTCTCGGCGGGAGATGCGCACTGGTGGCTCAGCCCGCCGGCCCCGGGCCTCAGGCGGCCGATCGAGCGGATCGAGGGCGTCGAGCAGCTCGGTGGCCCGGGTGGCTGCGTTGAGGTGCTGCCGGGAGCGTCCGGTGACCCGGAACGACTCGGACGCCTGTGTCCACGCCTCGGCGGCGAGGATCGGGAGGCCCAGCTC is a genomic window containing:
- a CDS encoding TMEM175 family protein; this encodes MTATERVHLSYRPDYDVSRVRGFSDCVFAVAITLVVLSFVVPERGITNDELRGFLVHEWPRYLSYLGAFVVIGSTWMLHHRLFEVIVRVDGRALWINLALLSLVVLVPFPMQLLGRYHELPSAYVAFNLTALVLGLFGSLLVWYTTHRHRLIPADLDERWVRTYRWQAAVLPLGFAVATIGSVFGMPGAAVGWVVLGVGWFILRRRLGVVRVEPETPGLTRAGEEEEPLRRAEQIEVEARRAGRVIPFAAAYLESGRLERLLGFSDNLYAFAITVLVLHLQPPQGAIESNDDLNRFLAEMLHPDLIGYFTGFAVVGLLWHFHHRQFLIVEREDGLLRAGNLVHLMFVAVMPFATLVLSSYDSYPAATITFALAAGAASASLAALLWYVTTGHRLVSTEIPTGELRERRLLALIPPAAFVFSVPVALVAPTQAQLLWLGALAGLGVYRRHAASRAG
- a CDS encoding N-acyl-D-amino-acid deacylase family protein, translated to MSSTGLPGWPGGVSGGSPSTRIPLDQPGAFTCAKLLGMTFDLLLRNGTVVDGTGAPARVADVAIVGDRIAAIGKHLDGSAARVIDCEGRLVTPGFVDGHTHLDAQFGWDRDATSSCWHGVTTVVIGNCGVTFAPVRPGWGPWLAELMEAVEDIPASAIHAGLPFTWEGYDGYLDWLGSEPLGVNVGGLVGHCALRSFAMGDDALDDRPPTDAELAVMVRALDEAMTAGALGFSTSRTLRHTVPDGRHVPGTWAHPRELLVMADVVGRHHGIIGCAPRFDGEGPAEPRVESELAWMREASLRSGARITFNLTNTRAQGDHWRLAIALAEHANAAGAQIRPQTTARGIGVLFGLAHHTPFDHDPGWERLAGATIDEKLAAFRDPATRATLIAGAAERSSAGALREFFVVNAPDGSARYDADPARSLTAEAERRGVSPLEAYLDLCLETNGALVLAWPILNQDLGPVREMLECPTVAMGLADSGAHVGQILDASQPTWWLSYWCRELGAFPIEEAVRRITSDTAALFGLDDRGALRPGAPADVNVIDFDALRMPPPTFVHDLPHGAGRWVQRSEGYELTIVNGVVTLEDGEHTGARPGRVLRPSATHGG
- a CDS encoding DUF3558 family protein codes for the protein MKTRTLALLIAGSLGLAACSGSSNSSSSTSTTSSSNTAESAASTSGGSSGGSESSASSRDLCAEVTAAEVASLLGEQIVEAKPVSSGSRAETGFNGPSCAYTTANGLGGAQAETISAEKYTAMTRDSITPVEALAGLGDSAFVAKDVTGQSVIRVFTAKGDDHWFIEIFRGTTPDKATQLAEMILG